The genome window GCGTTTGCCGCCGAAATCGCTCTTCCAAATAAATTTTCTCTTTTTCAGTAAAACTAGAAGGAATTTTCTGAATTTTGAAGAAAATCTATCTCCATCTTGATGGAGGTGATGCCATGTACGAGCAACAAGCGATTCCTATGGTGGTGCGGGCGCCCTCGGCCAGTCATCCGCCGATCCCCCATGGTCTGGTCGAGGCCGCCGCTTGGGGGCCCGACACAGGCGCGTCGAGTCCGACCAACCCCGTGATCCGGTGGGGTCTATACACCTACTGGGTGTACAACCTGGTTGACCGGTATGGCATGGGCATCGTCGCCTATGACGAAGCGGGAAATATCGTCGGGCAATGGGAAAAGCCGGGCGCGAGTCACATCTGGCAGATTACAGTGGAAGCGGACACCCAGCGGGTCGTCTTCTGGGGGCAGAGCAACTACCGGATTGTTATGCGCTGGCATGAACTGTTCATCCCTTCCCTTGCTGTTTCTCCTCCGGAGCACGCTTTTCTTTCCGCGAACTGAAAACCGCAGGATCCAAGGTAACCCGGCGATTTCCGCCGGGCTACTTTTTTCCCATTTACGAAAAATAGCCTTTTTATTACAGGGGAATATATTTTTGTAACAAAAGCGCTGGTTTCAAAACCGGCGCTTTTTGTATGTACGCTGTCGTCAAACGTCTCAAAGGAAGTGCCAAACGCATCTCCGAAAAAACTTTTCCAGAGTTTAAGCATATGATATAAAAAATGTACATTGTATGGTAAATGATGATCTTTTTCGGTACAATCATTGTAGGACAGGGGTCCCATGCATTCATAGACAGAGGCAGCCTGGAGAGGAGCATCCGGGATGGATTACAAAACCCTGAAAAAGGAAGCGCTCGTTGCCTTATTGATCCAACGGGACCGTACGATTGAGGAATTGCACAAAGAAAAAAACAACGCCCATAGCCTGCTGGACAGGTTGCGTGAGGGCGTGAACGCCCTTCAGCTAAGCGAGGCGCGGCTACAGGCGATCATCCGTTCCACGCCTGTAGGGATATGCGTCACCAATGAGCAGGGAATCTTTGAGTCGGTCAATCCGGCCTACTGTTCCCTCTACCAGTATGACGAAAAAGAACTGGTCGGGCAGCACTTCGGCCTTGTCTGTGACGACACATCGAGAGATATCCTGGAGGAACTCCATGAACGATTTATCCGGGAAGGCCGGGAGCTTCGCGGCGAATGGGACGTGCGGCGCAAAGACGGGGCGAAGATGACCATCTTGGCCGATGCGACGCGGATCAAAGGTCAAGACGGACGGCTGAAAAAGGTGACCTTTGTCGTGGATATTACAGAGCGAAAGCGCATCGAGCAGGAATTAACGGAGACAAACGCCTTGCTGCGCAAGCAGGCAGTCACCGACGGACTGACAGGGCTTTTCAACCACAAAGCGATTTACAGCCGCTTGGAGACGGAGATATGCCGCGCCCAGCAGCAGCAAAGGGACCTATCTGTCCTCATGCTCGATGTGGATCACTTCAAACGGGTGAATGATTCCTTTGGACATCAAAAAGGCGATGCCCTGCTGGCGGCCATCGCCTCGGAGATACGGTCTTGTCTTCAACAAACAGATATGGCAGGCCGCTACGGCGGCGAGGAGTTTTTAGTGATCTTTCCCGGTATCGGCCTGACCGGCGCTTATGGGGTTGCCGAGCGAATCCGGGAAAAGGTGCAGGCGCTTATCGTGGAGCCGATAAAGGGCGTCACGATAAGCGGCGGTCTCGCCCAGTATGCCGGTGAAACCCCCGTCCGGCTGGTGGAGAAGGCCGATCAACAACTCTATCTGGCGAAAAGGGCCGGGCGCAACCGGATCGAACCCAACGTATTGTAAGAAAGAGGGAATGGCATGTCGATTCGAAAACAGCTCCTTTTTTGGCTGGTCCTGTTTGCGTTGTTGCCTGTCTTGCTCGGAAGCGGGTTGAGTTATTACTCTGTCAACAAGAGCCTAGGAGAGATCGAACGGGAGCAGGTTTTCTTTGCCGGCGAATCTACGATGAATACGCTGAGCGTCCTGGTAGAACAGGTGGAAACGGCTGTAAAAACCTATGCTTTTTGGGACGAAGCCAACGAGAATGTGAACGATAAGGAAACGGAATGGATAAAAAAGGAAATTATCGATGGCTCAAAAAATGATTTTGAGATTGATTTCGGCGTTGTGACTGATCTGTCTGGAGATGTCCTCGATTCCTTCGGCAAGGAAACCTTTACAGGAGACGTCCGCAAACATCCGGTCTTGAAGAAGGTGATGGCCGGAGAAAAACTGGTAACCGGTTTTTATCAGGGAGAGCAGGGGCTGGCCCTGATCGGAGCGGCCAAGGTACTGGGGTCAAAGGGGCAGGGAGAACCGGTAGGTTATCTGATCTTCGGAAAATACGTGGCAGCCGGTCATCTGGAGACGGTGAAAAAACTGGTCGGCGCCGATATCACCCTCTTTTCGGAAACGGGAAAAGAGACCTTGACAACCGATAAGCGGTTGTCCGGCGATCAGCGGCTTGATGAGGAAGTGAGCAAGCGACAGGTGGAGGGAACCTACTACCTGAGCACACACCGTTCCCTGGCCGATATCAACGGGAACAAAGTCGCCCAGGTGGCGGTGACAATCCCGGTGACGGCCAGCGTACAAACGGCGCAGGATATGAAATTGGTCACCGTCGGTACGCTACTGGTGAGCCTCCTCGTCGCCCTTGTCGTCGGGACGGTCACCTCGGGACGGTTGGCCGGACCGATCACCGCCACGGCGGAATTGCTCCGGACCATCGCCAGCGGTGATCTGCGCCCGCGTTCCGTTGATATTCAGGGCCAAGGCGAGATAAAGACCCTCCTCGACGCCTACCGGACGATGGCGGAGAACCTGCGCGCACTGATCCTGGGCGCCAACACCAGCGCTGACGAGGTCGCCCAATCGTCCAACCTGCTGAAGGTAAACATGAGCGATATCGAAAAAGCCACCGAAGAGATCACCAACGGCGTCCAGGAGATCGCCTCCTTTTCCCAAGCGGTGGCGGAAACGGCGGAGCGCTCCGTCCATGTGGTGACGGGCATCCAAACCAACATCCAAACCATGATTCATGAATTCGATGAGACGCGGATCGTTTCCCGGAAGGCGGCGGAATCGGCCCAAGACGGCGCCCAGGTCATCCACCAGGTGGCGTCCCACATGGAACGTCTCCTGAAAAAATCCGTCGAAACGGAACAGACCGTCAACAGCCTTGGTGAGAACTCACAAAAAATCAGTCAGATTATCGGCGCGATCACCGGGATCGCATCGCAAACAAACCTGCTGGCCTTGAATGCGGCCATCGAGGCAGCGCGGGCAGGCGAACAGGGACGTGGTTTCGCCGTGGTCGCCGAGGAGGTTCGCAAGCTGGCCGAGGAATCGGCTTCCGCCGCGGCTGAGATTCAGCGTATCGTTCAACGGGTTTGTGAAGGAACGGAGGAATCGATCCGGGCCATCACCGAAGAGGCCGAGGTGGTCCGGGAAGGTTCCGCGCTGATCGCAAAATCGGGACAGGTCTTCGCGGAGATCGAGCGGATATCGACCCACGTGGCAGGCAATGTGGAAACCATCGCGACCCAGACGGCGCAGCTATGTGGGCAGAGCGAAGAGGTGTTGCGTCAGGTGGCTGTCGTGAAAGAAAATATCCTGACCGTCACGGTGAATGCACAGGTTATCGCCTCTGCATCGGAGGAACAACTGGCATCGGTTCACGAGGGAACAGACTCAGCCGCCATGTTGGATTCGATGGCGCAGCGGCTCAAAGCCTTGACCGGGCAGTTTACCCTGTAGCGTATCCGAGTTCGGACGCCGGAAGAAATGGCTTCTTCCGGCTTTTCTTGCATCTAATTTTTTTCGAAAAATTAAGATATATGCAACGAAATCTGTATTATAATATGGTTGGTATCCAATTTTTTCATGAAAAGATGATTAATATCAGGGAGGATGAGGGGGATGCAGGACGATCAGTTCATAATCAGATGCGATCAGGCGTCGAACTGTTGTTTTCATCACCCATCCCCTGTGGCAGAAGAAGAACGGCAGGCTGTTGTTCCATCGGGCCGCGCTCCCAAGCAGGTTCAAAAATCCTGCCGGAAGGAAGACTGCCTGAAAGTCCTCGTGAAACTGAACCAGTTGTGGGACGCCGATCAACAGGAGATCCGCACATTTGTGCTCGATGAAGCGGTCCGGCTCACGGGAAGCGAATTGGGGTGGCTGGGGTTTGTACATGATGACGATTCCCAAATCGTGATTCGCTCCTGGTCGCGCCATGTCCCAGAGAAATGCGCCCTCTTCGGATGCGGTGATACGTTTTCCATTCAGGGAGGAGGCTTTTGGGCCGAAGCCATTCGCCGGCGTCAACCCATTATCGAAAACCGCTACAGGATGGACATCGGGATGGCCAAGGGATGCCCCAAAGACCATGTGGACATTGAGCGCATCCTGGCCGTTCCCATTATCCAAGGGGATAGGGTGATTTTATTGGCGCTCTTGGTCAACAAAGCCACCGACTACGATGAAACCGATATCGATCAGGTGTGCCTGTTGATTGACGGCATGTGGAAGGCGATTCAACGCAAGGGCGCCCAGGACGCTCTGCGGCTTTCGGAAGAGCGTTTCGGCAAAGCCTTCAACCTGAGTCCCAGCATCATGTCGATCAAAGACTTGCAGTGCCGTCGCTATGTCGATGTAAACGAGAGCTTCGTTCGCGTCATCGGCTATCGCCGCGAAGAGATCATCGGTCGCACGGCGGAAGAACTGGGCATCTGGGCCGACGAAGCCAAGTTGGTCGATATCCTGCTGAAAAATGGCGCCACCAAAAGTATGGAGATCATCATTCGCACCCGCTCCGGCGAGGAACGGACAGGGCTCATGTCGATGGAACTCATGCAATTGGAAGGGCGGGAGTATATCCTGACGGTGACCAACGATATCACCGAACAGCGGCGTCTGGAAAAGGAACTGCAGCGGTTGGACCGGCTGAACCTGGTGGGACAACTGGCCAGCGCTTTCGGACACGAGATCCGCAATCCCTTGCAGACGGTGCGCGGTTTTCTTCAGATCCTGCAGCGAAAAGCCCAGCACCGTGATGACGACGAACACTTTGCGTTGATGATATCCGAACTGGACCGCGCCAATCAGATCATCACCGAGTATTTGACCCTGTCTCGGAAAAAGGCGGACCGTTTTGCCCGGAATAATTTAAACGAGGTTGTGCAAAAACTGGCGCCCCTTCTGGAGGCGCAAGCTTTCAACGTCAATAAGGACATCCGGTTCGACCTTGCGCCTGCGCCAGACGTCTGGATGGATGAAAAACAAATCCGCCAGTTGATCCTCAATCTGTTGAACAATGGCCTAGAGGCCATGGCGCCGCGACAGTTGATCACCATCCGCACTGGCGTCACCGGCAATCGGGTCATCCTTTCCGTGGAGGATCAGGGGACGGGAATTTCGCCAGAAATCCTGAACAAGTTGGGAACCCCTTTTGTGACCAGCAAGAGTGATGGCACCGGCCTTGGTTTGGCTGTCTGTTATGGCATCGTGGAGAACCATAAGGCGGAGTTGGATGTGCAGACAGGCGGCGGGGGGACTGTCTTTTCCGTTCTCTTTCCCGCGCTGGAG of Heliomicrobium undosum contains these proteins:
- a CDS encoding sensor domain-containing diguanylate cyclase yields the protein MDYKTLKKEALVALLIQRDRTIEELHKEKNNAHSLLDRLREGVNALQLSEARLQAIIRSTPVGICVTNEQGIFESVNPAYCSLYQYDEKELVGQHFGLVCDDTSRDILEELHERFIREGRELRGEWDVRRKDGAKMTILADATRIKGQDGRLKKVTFVVDITERKRIEQELTETNALLRKQAVTDGLTGLFNHKAIYSRLETEICRAQQQQRDLSVLMLDVDHFKRVNDSFGHQKGDALLAAIASEIRSCLQQTDMAGRYGGEEFLVIFPGIGLTGAYGVAERIREKVQALIVEPIKGVTISGGLAQYAGETPVRLVEKADQQLYLAKRAGRNRIEPNVL
- a CDS encoding methyl-accepting chemotaxis protein translates to MSIRKQLLFWLVLFALLPVLLGSGLSYYSVNKSLGEIEREQVFFAGESTMNTLSVLVEQVETAVKTYAFWDEANENVNDKETEWIKKEIIDGSKNDFEIDFGVVTDLSGDVLDSFGKETFTGDVRKHPVLKKVMAGEKLVTGFYQGEQGLALIGAAKVLGSKGQGEPVGYLIFGKYVAAGHLETVKKLVGADITLFSETGKETLTTDKRLSGDQRLDEEVSKRQVEGTYYLSTHRSLADINGNKVAQVAVTIPVTASVQTAQDMKLVTVGTLLVSLLVALVVGTVTSGRLAGPITATAELLRTIASGDLRPRSVDIQGQGEIKTLLDAYRTMAENLRALILGANTSADEVAQSSNLLKVNMSDIEKATEEITNGVQEIASFSQAVAETAERSVHVVTGIQTNIQTMIHEFDETRIVSRKAAESAQDGAQVIHQVASHMERLLKKSVETEQTVNSLGENSQKISQIIGAITGIASQTNLLALNAAIEAARAGEQGRGFAVVAEEVRKLAEESASAAAEIQRIVQRVCEGTEESIRAITEEAEVVREGSALIAKSGQVFAEIERISTHVAGNVETIATQTAQLCGQSEEVLRQVAVVKENILTVTVNAQVIASASEEQLASVHEGTDSAAMLDSMAQRLKALTGQFTL
- a CDS encoding ATP-binding protein, translated to MQDDQFIIRCDQASNCCFHHPSPVAEEERQAVVPSGRAPKQVQKSCRKEDCLKVLVKLNQLWDADQQEIRTFVLDEAVRLTGSELGWLGFVHDDDSQIVIRSWSRHVPEKCALFGCGDTFSIQGGGFWAEAIRRRQPIIENRYRMDIGMAKGCPKDHVDIERILAVPIIQGDRVILLALLVNKATDYDETDIDQVCLLIDGMWKAIQRKGAQDALRLSEERFGKAFNLSPSIMSIKDLQCRRYVDVNESFVRVIGYRREEIIGRTAEELGIWADEAKLVDILLKNGATKSMEIIIRTRSGEERTGLMSMELMQLEGREYILTVTNDITEQRRLEKELQRLDRLNLVGQLASAFGHEIRNPLQTVRGFLQILQRKAQHRDDDEHFALMISELDRANQIITEYLTLSRKKADRFARNNLNEVVQKLAPLLEAQAFNVNKDIRFDLAPAPDVWMDEKQIRQLILNLLNNGLEAMAPRQLITIRTGVTGNRVILSVEDQGTGISPEILNKLGTPFVTSKSDGTGLGLAVCYGIVENHKAELDVQTGGGGTVFSVLFPALEA